The Thunnus thynnus chromosome 19, fThuThy2.1, whole genome shotgun sequence genome contains the following window.
TAGGAAAAACTGACTGCGTGTGTAAAGCGCCATCTCAGTGCTCGTAAGTATGATTTTTGTGaattatttctgcattttcttcACAAGGTCTAAGTCTTATAAGTCTAAgttttataaatactgaaatcagtaaaatactgtgttttctctgttgtcTTCATTTAGGACTTCTCTGGAGTTGTGTGCTAGAATTGGCTCAAGACAACCCCGTATACTTGGTGTTTGTCAGCTTGGAGCTCTGCGGTGTTTGGGACGGGGCTTCACATTGGCCAGTGACAGTGAATGTAACTGGCCAAAGGGGACATCCACTACCTGCGAGGACTGCAAACCAGGGACAATCTGTCAGGGTGAGTCTGCTAGACtcctttaaaggataattccttCCTTCTCATTACACATTAGGTTTTATTCTTGTTGAAGTGTAATGACAACACTGCACTGCccaagttaattgctgagatcgGGGGACACAGCAACACTGCTACAACGAAatcaaaaagaacaagaaacacaaacaatcagACTTCAGGCAGGTTGTGAGAAAGTTATCAATTTAACACCTATTAGCCAAACTTAGAGTAATTATTAGTAATTATTATAATGGAAAAGTCATAATAATCCCTGATTGCATAGGAAAGTTATAGTAAGtgcagcaggtcaaagttgaaccaaaTATTTGGTCTGTAAACTGAATTTGGGGAATAATTTTACCTTTCACCttattgttttctttcaaataaGTCTGTCTAGCCTGAAGGTTTTTTTCCAACCTGTCTAATCATCTGACTGCTCCTGTTTTTTGCTCTGTTGGACTTCTTCCGAGCAATGTTGCCAATGTCCCCGGATCTCTGAGTAAAcaatagaaatgatggccaaaagtgccaaaataaaaactaagtttaaaacaacagaattgtcatttaatcatttaataataGTGTGTGTGGCTGCTTCAGTACATAtaatcattcttttttttttaaattctaaacCAGCGGGAAAATGTGAATGCCAAACTGCATCGGAATGCCCTAAAGACTCCGCCCCCCTGTGCGTCAGCTCTGGTGATGGCAGCGTCACCCTGACGATGACCGAATGCGAGGTGGGGGCCAGAAGGTGTGCTGGGGAGCAGGTCAATGTGATCAGTATTGAGGCTTGTCTGCAATAAAAatggttgttgttttatttcactaaACGTTCTCACAATGTATCTAAAGCAGGAAATTATTTCTCTTCAGTGACTGAATTGTAAAtagaaacaaatgtttttttctcacatttgaaTGATGTAAATATGTTCCTCAACtttcctttttatatttgtCATGGAGGACTGATGATTGAAGACATTTGCAcgtaaaataaacacaaggctctgttttaaacatttgacAACATTGTTATAGATTGTTTTTGTAAtatgaaattaataaaacacttttcagAATACATTTTGGTTCTCTTAGTTTTGCATTTGTTACCTGCATCCTCTTTGGTCTCCATTCAAGTGTTGGTATTGGGCCTATTTGATGCTATTTAatcagaggaggaagagtctATCATTTTATCTGAGTCATTGtatataacatatttatttttggtaTAGCATTCTCTGGCTTCACATTAATCTGTATCTCGTGTATCAGGATGTCACGTGCACATTACTGAAATGAATGTAATAGTAAATGTTGAAACATTCAAGCTTGAATGGTGAGCAAGAGCTGCAGTGAAAATCTCCTTAAGAAATACAACCAGACAGTGTtatgattttaaatttttattataTCATGTGAAGAACATTTAGCAAGTGTGACTATTCCACTCTGTGCCTGTGATTAGActtgactgactgagtgactgcTGCTGCCTTCTCCGTCCTTCAAAACGGGGTCAGATCACGTTAACAGAATTATTAGGAAAAGCTCTGGTTAGATTTAAGGTGGCAATGAAAGAGGCTTAACAGTGAGATGTCCTGAAGATCAGATGTCAATCACTTTCAGAGCCTGTTTTCTAAAAAGGCACAAGATGGCAGCATGACACCATGGAAGGCAAAGTGATGagatataatacattttttagaaGTGAAGCATAATCGGATTTTCACTAAATTTGGTATGCCCATATGCCCATACAGGTTGTCCTGCAGTATGATGCCAAATGTATTCCAAATCTGACAGTAAGTGGCACAGATTTTCCATTCCAAATTactcatttcacattttgtgaaATTGTATGAAAATCTAATTATCCTtcacttttttgaaaatgaatatatGCTTCCATGGTCTCACACTGCCATCATATACATATCAACCACCGGTTAAAGCCTGATTTAGTAATGTTTTTCACTTTCCCATTGCTCCAGTTAGGTGTGCCTTCGGTTTGAGTTGCATTGGGTGCTTGAACCCCAGTATACCTGCTTGCCAGTCTAGGTTTCTTTTATGAATATAATGTCACGTTTTAAAGTATAACATAATGCAAGATCTCTATAATGTCTTTAAACTTGTGGTTCGACTGCATAGCGCAGTAGAAAAGGAAACAGTCAATATTTATAGTTGACCTTTAGTGTAGATCATGTATATACAGCTATGTGgtttatttcacagttttttggCAGTGGTGAGAAATTATTTTCAACTCACCACAGTTAAATGAATCCAGAGGTTGAGTGTAGCCCAGACAAGCTTTAATAGCATCATCTGGTCTCACAGGTGCCCTCACTGAGGAGCTCAAACTGATAGCTAGCACATTTGAGGGCGGCCATAGAACAAAGGTCCAAGCTGCGGGTCTTCTGGGTCCTGGTCAGCTTCACACAGAACATGTGCTCTTCAGTTTTGCGACAGTTCCGAGCAGATCTGCACTCACACTTCTTATGTGCTGAAGACAAATGTAAGTTCACATAAAGAAGTGaatttgttttcagtctgaaggAAAAACttcaccagatttttttttttttatgtaaaatgacACCTGCACTAGTTTTCCATGTAACAGTATACCCATCATTAGCAGTGTCATGCCTTGTTTCCTTAAGAGAAACCAAAgagtgaaatacaaaaaaaatgttgcctaAATCCTGGACAGCTTTAGCCTGAGTCTTTTATATCATGTATGTAACACTTGTGCACATTTTAGACCTCTTTTATAaattttttgtcttaaaatgaGTCAGCTGGAGATGCTGTTTTCAATCAACTCAAAGTTAGCTTAATTCATTACCTAGCTGCTGGCCGTTTCACACTTGAACTTTAAACAGTTGATTTAGCTTATTGCCTTCGTTGCAATTGTTTATggaattttgtgtattttttatttgagtaaTTAACTCAACTTTATAtatcatttaaagaaaataacataattttCCACTCTTTATAAGGGTTAAAATGTTATCATTGGAATGAAAGcaaaagatacaaaaataagacccaagttgtaaagaaatggaaatatatACTCTGCAGCAAATtattaatacaaataaatatggaTCTCCTAAAAAAAATTCTGAGTgctgaatgtgaaaatgatttGATGTCAAACAGACTCACCAGAGCAGGTCTCCCACTCATAACAGGTGTCAAGATCGCAGGGCTCGTGAACAGAGCTCTTAGAGGCTATTTCGGCTCTGAACTTAGCCCACTCCAGTTTAGCCGCATCGACCGTGTCGCAGGAGCTTTCACTGATGAAGAAGAGTGGATCATTGTGGCAACGACCGGCGTGGAAGGAGCAGAGGGACATCGACACGGTGACGTTGAGGTCCAAGTTCAGGATACAGAGAGTCTCTGCATGcgaactgcacacacacacaaccacacacacagatcagtcAGTTGCTGGTATATATTAAGTCGCCCATATATTCATTTCACAAAGATTTTTTATGATAAGTACTCACAAAAGCTTATTAAAGTTCAATATCTGTATGGATTTGGacaatttgattaaaaaacttACAGGCAGCTCTCCCGTTGGATGCAGACACACTGAGAGCCCTGAATTTTCTGTCCAGGACCGCACTGGGTCTCGGGTTCAAATGGTTCCTCTACATACATACAAGAAATACACAGGAACAAGATTTCAGTATTAAAACTGTAGTTAAAAATTAACTTTACTTAGACCAGATACAACATTATAACAAGAGTCTCCCTTCCTTTAAGTTACTGAGCTCCTCTTTGACACGTCTGTATGAAAAGTATGTGTTCTTCCTAATTTCCCATGACTGGGAGCTCAGAAGTAATATGCTAAAACCAGTCTCCAGTTTCTCCAGTAGTGTACTGTACCATTAGTGCAGCGTAGGTCAGCAGGTAACGGAGGCTCCCAGTCGCCACTGCTGCCACATTTGTAGAAGCCTCGTGGCAGCGGCTGTAGGCCTCTCTCGTCACAGTTAAAACCCACTGATTCACCCCTTCTGAACTGCTCCTTGTTGGGGAAGAGCGTCATCCCATCAGGGATTTCAGGAGGAAGGCAGAACATTCCTAATAGTACAAGATGACAAATCTGAACCTTAAATAAACAAGTGTAGATAAAAGTTGCAGGAATAAGCAAGTTAATCGTACCAGCTACTTGTGTTTATGGAGGGTGAAGAAACAGATGCAGTAATTGCAAAGATGTGGCTGAGTTCCTAGATCACTATTCTGGTGAGAAAGCAAACTTACTGACGCAGGTTCCTTGTGGTTGAGTCCATGTCCCATCAGGCAGACAGTTGATGTATTGGAAACCTTGCAGGTGAAATTGAGTGAAGCACTGGAACTCCTCATCCTCACCAAAATCATAATACTGCTTTGCTTTCTGTCAAAGGAgaaaattcataaaaacaagAAGAGTAAGAAAGGATATAAATACTGTACCATCTACTGTTCAttttttcacttcttctttacattactgtatatcCTTTACTGTGAGATACTGTGGTATTTTATAATAATGGCTGGCTATTGTCATAACTGTTCATCCTTCTAGTATAATAAGGCATCATTCATAATTAAGAGAGACAAagagttatttttttttgctcttcatttaacttttaaacttcaattaattaaaaagagCTGTCCATTTAATTTAATCAAGGTGATTACAAGTGCAAATGTTTAATCAGGAGATTAACTGTGTAATTGATCGTGTTATGGAGTGTGACAAATAGacacaagtaaataaataacaaaacattgaTCTAAAAGGCtttttgaaattaattaattttgtgatgttaaaatacattcataaaaATTCCAGCATTTAATAAcagaataatatatatttataatatatattttttcttattttaatacattatttaatatacatacatatacattatttattatttattattattaattaattaattaattaaaaggtCTGTAGTTATTTTGGTGGCTCATACCAGACTCCATATACTCATGactatttttttacatttattattcttAACGTTTCATCTACATATTTATTTCCCTGCAGTACTGAGCTTCCACATCCAAAGACTACTAGAAAAGTCAGTATTTCTCAGTATTTTAGGCAGTTACATATCAGAATAATTAGCAATGAACTAcagcttctgtctctctttctcatacattccaatatttcacttttcactGACTACAGGCTGCTGTGTTTAGTCTTTACCCTGAGGAAGCTGTTGGCAGGCCTCTGTGGCCTCAGACAGCCCTGCACACCAGGAGGCAGCTTATCCACCCAGCCCACAATGAGGTCATCATCATTGTCACAGGTGTCATGTCTGGAcacaaaaaaaggataaaaggaaaaaaaaaactgtgataatgttgaaaatgtcaatttttaaaaaattgatcaGCATGCAAAGTTGAGTTAAAGtacttggttttaaaaaaaaacattgaatattttttttccaatgggCATGTATAACTCATAAATTACtgtaaagacataaaaactgtCATGGCTCTATCTAGatattatttatcatatttcaGTAAATGAACATGGATTATTTGTTGCTATTTTAAGCAAATAGCTTCTCCTACTTTTCGAAGATTGAGATGTGACACGACTCCTCGTCTCTTTCAGGACCCTTGCAAGGTTGACCTCCTCTCAGGGGAGCTGGGTTATCGCACCGCCTCGTCCGATGTCTCTTCATGGAAGCTCCACAGTGACTCCACGGCCCCCAGCAGCTCCAGTAACCATCCACCTCCTCTGTGGATATCACACATCAAACACCTGGTTAGTCAAAGTTAAAACTGTAATTGCATGGTCGCCACTCTATGAGGCTGATATCTATTTTGTTGTTTACCCTAACCTTTTCTCATTCAACACCTATCAGTAGTATTCTCATGACTTAAACCACCTGAACACAGAACATATTGTGTTCTGCAGCAGTCACCGTGTACCTGAAGTGTAGTCTGGAGCCCGTGTCTCACAGTTTGCACCGAATGTGCCGGTCTGGCAAATACACTTGCACTCTGTGCCGGAGAGAACTGGCCTGGCGTTGTTGGGGCAGGGAGCACACTTGCAGGTGTCAAACTCCTCCAGGTACTGCAGCAGGGCCTTCCTCAGGTGCCTCCTCTTTGTGGCAGCACAGGGGATCCCCCGGACCAGATCAATGAGGGGCAACAGCtggacaaatacacacacacacatgaacacaacagcAGCTTTTTTGTCGACCTTTAACTTTGATTTGAGCGTTCTGCATGGGGTCATTTTGTTCAGACTGAAGATGTTTCTGTGATGTTTGAGTGAAGAGCTCTAGATTCAACCTTGTAATCGACCACAGCAGGGTTGTCGAGGACAGACTTGGCCCAGTTCTTGTAGGACGTTCGGTCTGGGGCGGGTCCCTGCCTCTCCCAGGCCAGAGCTGCCGCCTCTCTAGTTCGACCTCCTTTCACCTGAGAGAAAGACTTCTCTGCTGACTGAATGTACGAGCCTgggaaaaacaaatgttttaggAGTGAATGAGGGAAAGAAAATGGTGATAATTAGTGTTTTCTTCAGAAttagggaaagaaaaaaagggctTCCTGGCAGATTTGAGAAGAAACCTTGATATTTCTCAGTCATCTTGTTGTTATTGCATCTGGTTACACTGCTGATTTCGGAGTAGAGGATGACGGTCCAGGCGGTGTCTTTGCTCAGGCAGCCTTCGACGCGCTCCTCTGTATCACCTGTTGGAGAGGAACAATGTAAAGCATCATGATGTGGAAACAAAGGAACTGACAAAAAACTTTAGATGCAATTATATGGTTCCTCCTGTAAATTGGTCATATTCAATTataacaggtaaactacttttCTGTCTAATTCTGTTTGTTCAATGACTGTTCACTGATTTGGGGTTTCTTGCGATCCAACAGTTTTACAACCCAAACTTCTGAGGAATGTCCTGTGTCTTTTAAACCCATTTTATGATTTTGCccttattttaatattttaatgtgagatttttaaaaagaatttgCTAGAACATTGTGGCATTTAACAATATTATTAGTTTTTGCTCAACAGCCTTTCCATTTTAGGATCTGAAATCAACCTTCCAAAAATGCTCTTGTAACATGAATATCATGTTATATTcaaaggatatatatatatatgtgtatatatatacacacacacacatatacatccatacatatgtatgtatatgtataattAAAATATCCACCAAGTTTGGTGATGTTTGGCTAAATTTTTATGGCCAAATTTGAGACTCTTTTACACACGTGGTTCAACATTGTTATGAAACATATTCTGCGAGTTTTGTAATGATTGGACAAACAATTTCTGATTTATAGTCTGATTTGTATTCTGCCGcgctcattttttttttttttttttttgcatttgtagcACCCCCTAGTGGTTGATTTGAATGAAACTTTCAGGGTGTGCTTCAGGTACTTATGTGGACATATCCTGCAAGTCTTGTGATGATTGGTCCAATGGTTGTTGACTTTGGTCTATTTACGTGCTGAGACAAGCCTTTTTGAAGTTCAGTGGTCAATATCTTGAAAACTAAATAAGATATCAACAAGCTTTATGCAACTTTTGATAAGCTTGGTCCAATAATGATCCACAGAAATTTTGGTAGCAATTGGGCCTGCAAGTTTAGGAGGAGAtgtcaaaaatatgttgtttttttttaattcagaatGATGGAAAACCTGTCTAGACTTGTCACTTGGACCCACAGAATCCAGGAAAAAAGAATCTTGTTTGTGAGACTTACAGTTCAAAAGTTATAGGCCAAAATGTAAAGTTCATTGTtatagcgccaccatcaggccaATTGGGGTCATATTTCTTGGGCAGCACTTGCACACAACTTCCAATAATGTGAAAAATCTAATGTCTCTTGTATTAACTATTTCACGGGAATTTGcgaaaacatttctgaaaaagaaaaataataaaacggCACAAAAACAATTTCAGCCCTTTGGGCTTGAACCCCTAAAAAGACAACCTGCTGCTAGATAAAAGGcacaatgttaatgttaatgttttaattttatcccCGCTGTAGTGAATGTGACAAATGACACGTGGTATGGAGTGCTGAAGTCACAGTGGAGGTGAgggaacattatttaaaatatttaaatattgagcttcactctgcagaatgatgtatgtgcacagtttgttttcacattcatctgctgatgagGAAAGTTTCGTTGTGCTCACTTTAAATCAGAGTTAAAGGCGTGTAcgtacgagcatgatttgtgacattacagctagtttggaagccagtcatggtccagtatgcaacttacacaagtgtgatgtggaaacttaaagcctccagtgcacaaacactgagaatggacttttcagtgatatagagacattaaatttgaaatggaaattatttgcatattcacagattctggaattttcaatgacagagaaggagatgtcattttaataatttgtaatttaactttttgtgtggaaaaaccatCTGAGACACGAGTTTCCTTTCAAGGCAGAGTGTTTTTAGATGTCGTAAAACATATGTAGAGGGGATCTTCAACTGAACTTTTCCAAAATGTGCTTGCAAAATAACGTCTGTTTTAtatcaaaaaaaatattagattattatgATTCTTGCTAGAGCCTCTGCATTGTGCCAATGTAGTGGCCTCATTGAAATGAATAGAGGCTGAGTTTTGACTGAATGCAATTGTCAGTTGAACATGGCCTGTGAACCAAATCTTTCTACCAAAAGCATCATTCTTAATATCATAgattttttgtgatattttaccTTTAGGCTGACAGTTGACAACATAACGGTTTGGTTTGTGTCCCAGAGTGTCATTCTGATTTGTCCACTAGGTTCTGCTGTTGTACCTGAAGTGGTGAGCTCCTCGCGGTCATACTGGTACAGCAGGTCATAGTGGCCTCCCAATGTCCCTGAACTGTAGTAGTGTGTCCCGAAGCGCTGGAAGATGTCCCTGTAGAGGGGATAGTTGTAGTCGAGGGGAAGAGCATGGAGGAACTGGAGGAAAGGCCCTGACAGGGCGAGGTCCCTTGGGTCCCTCACCTTGAATGTGGACACAGGAAGAACCTGGTGCACCCGGAAAAATGAGGAGTCCTACGGTGGGAAAGATAGGAAATGACTGTTGCTAAGAAGAAGGGAAACTAGTTTGTTGGCAAGTAGCAAGACACCAACCAGGCTTCAGTCTGGCAATTTAGTCATAAAGAAGATGGATTCAGTATGGATGAATTCTCTAGTCTCCACCAAACATGAAACATTCACAATGTACTTATCCTCATTTGTatacaattaatcaataaattattaaattaactgAACAGCACCACCCTCTGGAACACTGTTCTAACAACTTAGCATTCATTTTATTGAATGATACTTTAGCATTTAGCAAATTCTGGTGCACTTTTAATcatgaaaattatgttttgacaaaaagtgaagaaaaaggtTATGCATTTCCTGcaaaaacccaaacaaagaaaaagatctGTAAATATTTGACTTGTTTCAGGCACCATTTAGAATATCTGAAGAtaactgcagattttttttttccaagaaagcaaacacacacagacagacatatttCAATAAAACACACTCGTAcactctgtgtgcatgtgaacagatgcatgtgtgtgtctgtgtgtgtgtgtgtgtgtgtgtacgtggcGGGTATTCATCatgttgtatgtacagtatggaCATAAATCATTGATTTTAGGGTGAAGGCTTACTTTAAAGTTTATGAAAGGTTAGAGTttgggtaagtctccaggaaattaatgtaaagtTAATgtctatgtgtgcatgtgtgtgtgctcacctTTTTCTTTGAAGCTTCAAAAGCTTCCTTGTTAGAGCTGACTTGCGTATTTGAATTCTGGTTGAAGAAGAGGATGAGATAGAGGAAGTCAGACTTATCTCGGCTGCCTGCAGATGACTGTGATCTCTTCAAAGTGATGGATTCGGTGTGCAGCGGCTGCGGCTCGGTGCTGAAGTCCTCAAGTTGTCCAACCTTTACAACCAGAACCACATTTGTAACACAAGATTTATAACAACAAGAACAGCAACTACAAAACTAAATGGGCCTTGTCCTGAAGTGTCTATCTATGATGCCACCCAAGTGCAAACAACTGATGAACGTTTTCATTAAAGCCTCTGTGTGTAGGATGTGAAAACGACTGATGTTTTGCTGATGAATTGCTGCTACTTGTGGCAGTTTCAAAAAGACCTTTTTTGCCCAAGCCATTCTTTCAAAGAGCCAAACAAATGGTCaattcatttttcttcattaatgTAAGCTgatttctgctttgttttgttttatccaaGCAATCTGTAGCATGACATTTTTCATGACAATCAAAGAAATATGCAAATTTAAGAGTTGTCATTTCTAGTGTccaaagtcataaaaaaaaaaaaactgctgcatttataatttataaagTGACTAAATATACTATAATATTATATTGATGTTCACAATACAAATTTATTCAAAAGAAaatttacatttacttaaaaaagGGAGATATGTTGGGGACACGTACGCCCTCGTGCAAAGTGTCTGCACAGCCCTCATGACTATCATCAGTTGGTAGCCATCGCTTCGTGagggtaaaataaaataaaatgcagcatTTGCTTCACAGTCAAACTGTTCAAAGTGTCGAAATGTTACTGTTAACTTTGTCATTGTTGTAGAAATAGCTGTAGCGGGTGCTTTTGTTGATGCTACATCAGCAAGCTTGCTGCTAGGAGtagtgctaacgttagcttaattAGGCTGCTACTGGTCTACACTGGTTGAGGATTTGAAACTCTACTTGTGTTATCGTGGCTCTGTTTGTGTTCTCTTTGCATTGCCTTTTGGAAGCTAGGCTAACATGAGTGTAACATAACTAATGTACTGTACACCTTTAGCCACTAAAGAGAAAAGCAGGCAGGCGGAAGAAGACACAGATGAGCCCACTTGTCTGGGTAATGTAGTTTAGTTAGGACTATAATGAATTGCACAGAGAACCTAATCAGGAAAGGACTTATTGGATAACCAGCAGCTCATGAGAAGTGAAGGTGCTCCAGAAAAAGTCATTCACACACAAGAGTAAAATGTAGAAGTGCTGGTATTGTGTACCGGTGAGTACTGGCCCACTTTTAGTACTGGTTAATTCAAATCTCAATCACACTTGTTGccatttttttgtaaaaattttctgtctctatttTTCCAGGAAGATGACATCCCCATTATTACTCCTAGAAAGCTTTGGTTGGTCGATTTAGTCTAAGATGTGCATGAACCAGTGTAGCTTTACAGAAGGGCTATACATAGCAAATATTACAAACAATAATGCTACCTTAATGTCAAAGGTCTCAAAGTTGTGAGGGATTCGGTGGTAGAGCAGCGTGCTCGCAGGCCTCTTGATGATGCAACTTCCTCCCATAAACATGTTGTTCAGCACTGCTCCCCTCGGCTCCTCTGCTAGAGCATCAAACCTTCAGACACAAATCAGTGACAAGTCAAATTTCGTCAGCTTTGCAGGAACAATAATGCAGGCCCATATTATTGGCCAATATCCAGAAATCCCAGACATGAAAAGAGAAATACTCACTTATGtgattcagtttttattattcTCAAGTATTGAATTTGGGAACGTCTTCAAAACATCCAGTATCGGTCAGGTTCTAACAAACACTATTGTATCCTTGTCTTTGCAGCAGTGGTACAGCAAAGCTCAGCAACACAAACGAATATCACAATCACTGTAAAAGTGCAAGACGTACTAACAaacattctgtgtttttaagagGAGAAACACGACCCAGGAACGCTTGACAGGAAGGAATTTAATTTAAGAACACAGCAGGGAGGAATGTGGggcagttcacattaaaattaaagctgtaaacTCAGCAGTGACCTTTTGACTTTCAGCTTACCCGTTTCCCACCAGGTCAGTCCCGGGGGACGGTCTCTTCTCCGCTGGACACACAATTTTGAAGTCTTCACAGTCCCTCTCATCAGAGTTATCTTCACAGTCGTTCTGTCTGTTGCATGTTAGCGTCGAGTTGATGCAGCGTCCTGCAGCAGAGAgaatgttggttttatttagATGATAAAATGTGAGATTGAAAAAGTGACTGAAAAGGTGTCAGTCAGCTGGgaagttatgattattattatatcatatattataattattaaaaaacactACTTACCATTATCACACTTAAAGTCGTCTCTGCAGTCAATTGGTGGTAACTTGCACTCTGTGGAGGGATAACAAGGCCTCTCCTCTGTCAGCTCCACGCTGCAGGCTGAACCACCAAACTGCGACGGCCTCACCACAGACCGGGTCCGCAGCTATGGCAacagcatgagagagagagagagagagattgagtcAAACATTTCTTAGTTCTCAGTCTTATTTTCTTCTTACTTTACTCTTTTTGTGGATATTCTATCGCaccatgtttttaaaattaaaacatcatgtgCCTGGATGTTTTTCGGAAGATTCAATACTTCATTTTTGTTCTCCAAGTAGATTCTTCCTTGCAATTGCATTTCATTTTGGGATAATAGTGTCCATCAACTGCACATtcaaaaatctttttcattttgtcacttttccagaACTGCTCAGATGTAGACTGTCGTGTGGAACTGAGGTACAGATAAGAGAGGGAATATGTGAGTGCATATGTCAGGGTTTTGTAATGTAATTTGTGTGCTTCTTGCCTGTTTCTTGGCGCATGGCGAGCAG
Protein-coding sequences here:
- the c6.2 gene encoding complement component C6; this encodes MAPSKRLVLLLQLVSWVSGSLACFCDRYPWGSWTACTMTCNHGTQQRHRGIRYEEYYWKNSCAQLCKNHDRRACNEQACPINCQLTDFGPWSDCSPCAKKQLRTRSVVRPSQFGGSACSVELTEERPCYPSTECKLPPIDCRDDFKCDNGRCINSTLTCNRQNDCEDNSDERDCEDFKIVCPAEKRPSPGTDLVGNGFDALAEEPRGAVLNNMFMGGSCIIKRPASTLLYHRIPHNFETFDIKVGQLEDFSTEPQPLHTESITLKRSQSSAGSRDKSDFLYLILFFNQNSNTQVSSNKEAFEASKKKDSSFFRVHQVLPVSTFKVRDPRDLALSGPFLQFLHALPLDYNYPLYRDIFQRFGTHYYSSGTLGGHYDLLYQYDREELTTSGDTEERVEGCLSKDTAWTVILYSEISSVTRCNNNKMTEKYQGSYIQSAEKSFSQVKGGRTREAAALAWERQGPAPDRTSYKNWAKSVLDNPAVVDYKLLPLIDLVRGIPCAATKRRHLRKALLQYLEEFDTCKCAPCPNNARPVLSGTECKCICQTGTFGANCETRAPDYTSEEVDGYWSCWGPWSHCGASMKRHRTRRCDNPAPLRGGQPCKGPERDEESCHISIFEKHDTCDNDDDLIVGWVDKLPPGVQGCLRPQRPANSFLRKAKQYYDFGEDEEFQCFTQFHLQGFQYINCLPDGTWTQPQGTCVRMFCLPPEIPDGMTLFPNKEQFRRGESVGFNCDERGLQPLPRGFYKCGSSGDWEPPLPADLRCTNEEPFEPETQCGPGQKIQGSQCVCIQRESCLSHAETLCILNLDLNVTVSMSLCSFHAGRCHNDPLFFISESSCDTVDAAKLEWAKFRAEIASKSSVHEPCDLDTCYEWETCSAHKKCECRSARNCRKTEEHMFCVKLTRTQKTRSLDLCSMAALKCASYQFELLSEGTCETR